A genomic stretch from Fretibacterium sp. OH1220_COT-178 includes:
- a CDS encoding PPC domain-containing DNA-binding protein: MTGDRELNEAGYRASEARFVCVRLLPGQELVRALRRVAAETGLRAGYVAGAVGSLSQANLRFAGRPEGCVLTGCFEVVSLIGTLDAEGEHLHMAVSDPEGRMTGGHVLEGCIVRTTMELVIGHLTGVRFSRSPCPLSGYEELRVDGIE; this comes from the coding sequence ATGACCGGGGATCGGGAACTGAACGAAGCGGGGTACCGCGCTTCGGAGGCGCGTTTTGTCTGCGTCCGGCTCCTGCCGGGGCAGGAGTTGGTCCGCGCTCTGCGGCGCGTCGCGGCGGAGACGGGCCTGCGGGCGGGGTACGTCGCCGGGGCGGTCGGCAGCCTGTCGCAGGCGAACCTGCGCTTTGCCGGCCGGCCGGAGGGCTGCGTCCTCACGGGATGCTTCGAGGTGGTCTCCCTGATCGGGACGCTGGATGCGGAGGGGGAGCACCTCCACATGGCCGTATCCGACCCGGAGGGCAGGATGACGGGCGGGCACGTCCTGGAGGGGTGCATCGTCCGGACGACCATGGAGCTCGTGATCGGGCACTTGACGGGGGTTCGGTTCTCGCGGAGCCCTTGTCCGCTCTCGGGGTACGAGGAGCTTCGGGTGGACGGAATCGAATAG
- a CDS encoding ECF transporter S component translates to MKNKTLVLMAVCIAVNIGLGQVVSALKLPIFLDAIGTLLAALLMGPWVGMATGLFTNLIWGLFSGPVAAAFAPVSMVIGLSAGWLNRRGMFRSLPLAIVSGVVVTVCVTLVATPIRTYLFGGVTGTGADFFVAYLNAVGRKLLESVAWSVAGTNLIDKVVSCVIAWALVKQLPQRIKAQFPDAGKVA, encoded by the coding sequence ATGAAGAACAAGACGTTGGTCCTCATGGCGGTCTGTATTGCGGTGAACATCGGTTTGGGGCAGGTCGTCTCGGCCTTGAAGCTGCCCATTTTCCTGGACGCCATCGGGACGCTCCTCGCGGCCCTGCTGATGGGGCCTTGGGTCGGCATGGCTACGGGGCTCTTCACGAATTTGATCTGGGGGCTCTTCTCCGGGCCCGTCGCGGCGGCCTTCGCACCGGTCTCCATGGTCATCGGCCTATCCGCGGGCTGGCTGAACCGCCGCGGCATGTTCCGCTCCCTGCCCCTGGCGATCGTCTCCGGCGTCGTCGTCACGGTCTGTGTGACCCTGGTGGCCACGCCGATCCGGACCTATCTTTTCGGGGGCGTCACGGGGACCGGGGCGGATTTCTTCGTCGCCTACCTGAACGCGGTGGGCAGGAAACTCCTCGAGTCGGTCGCCTGGTCGGTGGCCGGGACGAACCTGATCGACAAGGTCGTCAGCTGCGTGATCGCCTGGGCCCTGGTGAAGCAGCTGCCCCAGAGGATCAAGGCTCAGTTCCCCGATGCGGGAAAAGTGGCCTGA
- a CDS encoding ATP-binding cassette domain-containing protein: protein MAFFLWLAWVGGSMLLPARPFMPFMAALPLAVLLAWPRGRRRLKAVAGLMVPLGLGFWVIHGGAFASWVGGPAVGVPGRALWAFGLWLRILSVVSASQVWMECVPVRVLVRELLSGPLPVGIAFLLASPLLLAEQIRARLTLIREAQLARGVPLRGGLRERLSSLSALIFPLVLGLLNDLPARSAALDMKAFKLRPYRSSLYGPPRDRPSASDGGSGGAAPGGPAVEIRGGAFSPPGGGEPLLRIPRFRLGPGAWALIQGGNGSGKSTLAMILSGGVPEHRPGGLEGDFFVSGEPVRSRSSLHWSPRVQFVQQDPRICFSGCTFTVGEEVAFGPENLALCRPEIRERVEEALAVAGIAHLEDRLLVHLSGGEAQKVLLAAALAMRPRLLLLDEAFSRVRAGDIPVIAGRMRAWGVRHGVSVVLFERKGLPMVPFCDTFARLEEGLLLCGSEADARALAERAACPASPRDRSVGEASSREGASPVLEIRGVRFGWEGAETLLLDGLNERIAGGERVALTGANGAGKSTLLRLCGGLLTPAEGDVRLGGRKVADMDPRQRASRIGFLFQDPERQLFRATVEDELLFALRDERCSADEKHARIEGALNVTGLKGKGKSHPFDLNSAERRMVALATLSVRKLDLILLDEPTRELDDRWLDVFLGWLEVQDAGLLAVSHDLDLAANRFDRVWRLEEGVLR, encoded by the coding sequence GTGGCTTTTTTCCTTTGGCTGGCCTGGGTCGGGGGCTCCATGCTGCTCCCGGCCCGCCCCTTCATGCCGTTTATGGCCGCACTCCCCTTGGCGGTGCTGCTGGCGTGGCCTCGAGGGAGACGGCGCCTGAAGGCCGTCGCCGGGCTGATGGTGCCTCTGGGGCTGGGGTTCTGGGTGATTCACGGCGGGGCCTTCGCCTCCTGGGTCGGCGGCCCCGCCGTGGGGGTGCCGGGGAGGGCCCTTTGGGCGTTCGGACTGTGGCTGCGCATCCTCTCCGTCGTCTCGGCCAGCCAGGTCTGGATGGAGTGCGTGCCGGTGCGCGTGCTGGTGCGGGAGCTCCTCTCGGGACCGTTGCCCGTGGGGATCGCCTTTCTGCTGGCGAGCCCGCTTCTGCTGGCCGAACAGATCCGGGCGCGCCTGACCCTGATCCGTGAGGCCCAGCTGGCCCGCGGCGTGCCGCTTCGCGGAGGCCTGCGCGAGCGGCTCTCCTCCCTGAGCGCCCTGATCTTTCCCCTGGTCCTGGGCCTTTTGAACGACCTTCCCGCCCGAAGCGCGGCGCTGGATATGAAGGCGTTCAAGCTCCGTCCCTACCGCAGCAGTCTTTACGGGCCCCCCAGGGACCGCCCCTCCGCGTCCGACGGGGGGAGCGGCGGCGCGGCTCCGGGCGGGCCGGCCGTGGAAATCCGCGGCGGGGCCTTTTCGCCTCCGGGGGGCGGCGAGCCCCTGCTGAGGATCCCCCGATTCCGTCTCGGGCCCGGGGCCTGGGCGCTGATCCAGGGAGGAAACGGCAGCGGAAAGTCGACCCTGGCCATGATTTTGTCCGGCGGCGTGCCCGAACACCGGCCGGGCGGGCTGGAGGGGGATTTTTTCGTCTCGGGCGAGCCGGTCCGTTCCCGAAGTTCCCTCCATTGGTCGCCCCGCGTCCAGTTCGTCCAGCAGGATCCCCGGATCTGCTTTTCGGGATGCACGTTCACCGTCGGGGAGGAGGTCGCCTTCGGCCCGGAGAACCTCGCGCTTTGCCGGCCGGAGATCCGGGAGAGGGTCGAGGAGGCCCTTGCCGTGGCCGGGATCGCGCATCTTGAGGATCGTCTGCTGGTGCATCTCTCGGGGGGCGAGGCGCAAAAGGTCCTCCTGGCCGCCGCCCTGGCCATGCGCCCGCGGCTCCTGCTCCTCGACGAGGCGTTCAGCCGGGTCCGGGCCGGGGATATCCCCGTGATCGCCGGTCGGATGCGCGCCTGGGGCGTCAGGCACGGCGTCTCCGTCGTCCTGTTCGAGCGGAAGGGGCTGCCCATGGTGCCCTTCTGCGACACTTTCGCCCGCCTGGAGGAGGGGCTTCTGCTCTGCGGCTCCGAGGCCGATGCTCGGGCCCTGGCCGAACGGGCGGCGTGCCCCGCCTCTCCGAGGGATCGGAGCGTCGGGGAGGCGTCGTCCCGGGAGGGGGCGTCCCCCGTGCTGGAGATCCGGGGCGTGCGTTTCGGGTGGGAGGGGGCGGAGACCCTGCTGCTCGATGGGCTGAACGAGCGTATCGCCGGGGGGGAACGGGTGGCCCTGACCGGGGCCAACGGGGCGGGCAAGTCCACCCTGCTGCGTCTCTGCGGCGGCCTGCTGACGCCCGCGGAGGGCGATGTCCGCCTGGGCGGCCGGAAGGTCGCGGACATGGATCCCCGGCAGCGGGCGTCCAGGATAGGTTTTCTCTTCCAGGACCCCGAACGCCAGCTCTTTCGGGCGACGGTCGAGGATGAATTGCTGTTTGCCCTGCGGGACGAGCGCTGTTCGGCGGACGAAAAACACGCCCGGATCGAGGGGGCCCTGAACGTCACGGGGCTGAAGGGCAAGGGAAAAAGTCACCCGTTCGACCTGAACTCCGCCGAGCGCCGGATGGTGGCCCTGGCCACCCTGTCCGTCCGCAAGCTGGACCTGATTCTGCTCGACGAGCCGACGCGGGAGCTCGACGACCGATGGCTGGACGTGTTTTTGGGGTGGCTCGAGGTGCAGGACGCGGGCCTTCTGGCCGTCAGCCACGACCTCGATCTGGCCGCGAATCGCTTTGACCGCGTCTGGAGGCTGGAGGAGGGCGTCCTGCGATGA
- a CDS encoding nucleoside kinase: MAFTVAIRNRKKYVTSETPINGHNVLAELGPEYGGDVIAWRVNNYIRPLEWVVEDDAVVDFIPVSSPDGLRIYRRSLDFLLVIACGKVLGRKAILRHSIGEGHYWEFEDGAVTQADVYKLHAAMSEMVRQDIPICRKSLPIDKARRIFEEQGEPEIAELFVRANMDPVEVYRCGERFGYFCGTMAPSTGLLKTFDIVLFAHGMVLQFPTADSPGGIPPFCAEPSLGNVFIEYAHWLKVLNLNYLSSLHRCVADGKVQELVLISEAFYSQRLSRIAEEIASRPGLKVVTIAGPSGSGKTTFSERLKIQLIVCGKNPVTLPMDNYFVNRTQTPRDENGEYDYERLDALDLDLLEDNLTHILAGEEVVTPRFDFIKGEKQPGKVVRLGPSDILIMEGIHGLNDRIVSMLPEGSRYGVFVSPLTGICIDPHNRTSTGDNRLLRRIVRDYRTRGKSAQVTLEIYPKVMRGSMRYIFPYQSRADVIFNSSLPYELGVLKSYVEPLLHTVDDRSEVFSEALRLLNILRFVPSVHVDGIPNNSVIREFIGGSCLDV, from the coding sequence ATGGCCTTTACAGTCGCCATTCGGAACCGGAAAAAATACGTCACCAGCGAGACCCCGATCAACGGACACAACGTTCTGGCGGAGCTGGGGCCGGAATATGGCGGAGACGTCATTGCATGGCGGGTCAACAACTATATCCGCCCCTTGGAATGGGTCGTGGAGGATGACGCCGTCGTGGACTTCATCCCGGTGTCCTCGCCCGATGGCCTGCGGATCTATCGGCGTTCCCTGGACTTCCTCCTGGTCATCGCCTGCGGCAAGGTCCTCGGGCGCAAGGCCATTTTGAGGCATTCCATAGGGGAGGGGCACTACTGGGAGTTCGAGGACGGAGCGGTCACGCAGGCCGACGTCTACAAGCTGCATGCGGCGATGAGCGAGATGGTGCGCCAGGACATTCCCATCTGCCGGAAGAGCCTGCCGATCGACAAGGCCAGGCGCATCTTCGAGGAACAGGGGGAGCCGGAGATTGCGGAGCTGTTCGTCAGGGCCAATATGGACCCCGTCGAGGTCTACCGCTGCGGCGAGCGTTTCGGCTATTTCTGCGGTACCATGGCCCCCTCGACGGGGCTGCTCAAAACCTTCGACATCGTCCTCTTCGCGCACGGGATGGTGCTTCAGTTCCCCACGGCGGATTCGCCCGGCGGGATTCCGCCGTTTTGTGCCGAGCCCTCGCTGGGCAACGTCTTTATCGAGTACGCGCACTGGCTGAAGGTGCTGAACCTGAACTACCTCAGCAGCCTCCATCGGTGCGTGGCGGACGGCAAGGTCCAGGAGCTGGTCCTGATCTCCGAGGCCTTCTATTCTCAGCGTCTGAGCCGGATTGCCGAGGAGATCGCCTCGCGCCCCGGCCTCAAGGTGGTCACCATTGCGGGGCCCTCGGGATCGGGCAAGACGACCTTCTCCGAACGCCTCAAAATCCAGCTCATCGTCTGCGGCAAGAACCCCGTCACCCTGCCGATGGACAATTATTTCGTGAACCGGACCCAGACTCCCCGCGACGAGAACGGCGAGTACGACTACGAGCGCCTGGATGCCCTGGACCTGGATTTGCTGGAGGACAACCTGACGCACATCCTCGCGGGCGAGGAGGTCGTCACGCCGCGCTTCGACTTCATCAAGGGCGAGAAGCAGCCGGGCAAGGTCGTCAGGCTGGGGCCCTCGGACATCCTCATCATGGAGGGGATCCACGGCCTGAACGACCGCATCGTGTCCATGCTGCCCGAGGGGTCCCGCTACGGCGTCTTCGTCTCGCCGCTCACGGGCATCTGCATCGATCCCCACAACCGTACGAGTACGGGGGACAATCGGCTGCTGCGCCGCATCGTCCGGGACTACCGCACGCGGGGCAAGTCCGCACAGGTGACCCTCGAGATCTATCCCAAGGTCATGCGGGGCTCGATGCGCTACATCTTCCCCTACCAGAGCCGGGCGGACGTCATATTCAACTCCTCCCTGCCCTACGAGCTCGGGGTGCTGAAGAGCTACGTCGAGCCGCTGCTGCACACGGTGGACGATCGTTCCGAGGTGTTCTCCGAGGCTCTGCGGCTGCTCAACATCCTTCGCTTCGTGCCTTCCGTCCACGTGGACGGGATCCCCAACAACTCGGTGATACGGGAGTTCATCGGCGGCAGCTGTCTGGACGTGTGA
- a CDS encoding NCS2 family permease, which translates to MSFLERQFKITAVGSSVKTEILSGITTFVTMSYIIFVNPGILSKTGMDFNALVVATCASAALATFLMAFLANYPIGLAPGMGLNAFFAFSVVLGMQIDWRVALTAVFVEGVIFILLTLTRLREMVVNTIPKSLKIGISGGIGLFIAFIGLQGAGIVVKNDATLVSLGHLKGNLPALLALLGLLLMAVLHAYRVTGALLIGILAVTAAAVGLDLVPLPESFVSHPPSIAPIFGQLDFSMLGQPNFWIVVFTFFFVDFFDTVGTLVGVCNRSGLLDEKGNLPNARGALLADAIGTTAGALLGTSTVTSYVESASGIAQGGRTGLSALVTGVLFLVALFFTPIVGIVPPYATAPALILVGVYMIMGIRDLNFDEWTELVPALLGFILMPLSYSIAIGIEFAIVSYVLIKLLSGKSKDVSWLMAVLAVIFILKEALY; encoded by the coding sequence ATGTCGTTTCTGGAACGTCAGTTCAAGATCACTGCTGTGGGCAGCTCGGTCAAGACCGAGATTCTGTCCGGGATAACCACGTTCGTCACCATGTCCTACATCATCTTCGTCAATCCGGGCATCCTGTCCAAGACCGGTATGGACTTCAATGCCCTGGTCGTGGCGACCTGCGCCTCGGCTGCCTTGGCGACATTCCTCATGGCGTTCCTGGCCAACTATCCGATCGGCCTTGCGCCCGGCATGGGGCTCAACGCGTTCTTCGCCTTCTCCGTGGTCCTGGGGATGCAGATCGACTGGCGTGTGGCCCTGACCGCGGTCTTCGTCGAGGGCGTGATCTTCATCCTGCTGACCCTGACCAGGCTGCGCGAGATGGTGGTCAATACCATCCCGAAGTCGCTCAAGATCGGCATCTCCGGCGGCATAGGGCTCTTCATCGCCTTCATCGGTCTTCAGGGGGCGGGGATCGTCGTCAAAAACGATGCGACTCTGGTCTCCCTCGGCCATCTGAAGGGCAACCTGCCCGCGCTGCTGGCCCTGCTCGGCCTGCTGCTGATGGCGGTGCTCCATGCCTACAGGGTGACGGGGGCCCTCCTGATCGGGATCCTGGCGGTGACGGCCGCAGCCGTCGGGCTGGATCTCGTGCCCCTTCCGGAGTCCTTCGTGTCGCACCCGCCGTCGATCGCCCCGATCTTCGGACAGCTCGACTTCTCCATGCTGGGCCAGCCCAATTTCTGGATCGTCGTGTTCACCTTCTTCTTCGTCGACTTCTTCGATACGGTCGGGACTCTGGTGGGCGTCTGCAACCGCAGCGGGCTCCTGGACGAGAAGGGGAACCTGCCCAACGCGCGGGGCGCACTGCTGGCCGATGCGATCGGCACGACGGCCGGCGCCCTTCTGGGAACTTCGACCGTCACCTCCTATGTCGAGAGCGCCAGCGGCATCGCCCAGGGCGGCCGCACGGGGCTCAGCGCCCTGGTTACGGGCGTACTCTTCCTGGTCGCGCTGTTCTTCACGCCGATCGTGGGGATCGTCCCCCCCTATGCGACCGCTCCGGCCCTGATCCTCGTCGGGGTCTACATGATCATGGGGATTCGCGACCTGAACTTCGACGAGTGGACGGAGCTCGTTCCGGCCCTCCTGGGCTTTATCCTGATGCCCCTGTCCTACAGCATCGCCATCGGAATCGAGTTCGCCATCGTCTCCTACGTCCTGATCAAGCTGCTGAGCGGCAAGTCGAAGGACGTGAGCTGGCTCATGGCCGTCCTGGCCGTCATCTTCATCCTCAAGGAAGCCCTGTATTAG
- a CDS encoding pyridoxal phosphate-dependent aminotransferase has product MTEGMPIGSRMAGALSVGGIREIMARAEALERSGRHVIHLEIGRPDYDSPPCAKRAAARALEEGRVHYTENAGIPELRRAIAEDRNRRYGTGVTGDDIVVTAGATEALATAFLTLLDPGDEVIVPTPFFPAYSLQAALAGGVVRELPCRFEEGFRPSAAALEAAVTPRTRLLLLNSPNNPSGTVLNRSELEAVADVARRHDLWVLSDECYERFLYEGEPLTVSALPDMARRTVVVSAASKTFSMTGWRVGWLVLPPEVRPYMNKCHQHLTSCAASFAQFGVAEALRSAEGDVRRMIEGYRERRDVFADGLGRVEGVDLHVPQGAFYVLLHVGRLTKAWGLTAAELAGWLLEEAGVASVPGEPFRAPGDFLRMAFCRPADELREAARRIERAVRSRGGL; this is encoded by the coding sequence ATGACCGAGGGGATGCCGATCGGCTCCCGTATGGCCGGGGCGCTGTCGGTCGGGGGGATACGGGAGATCATGGCTCGGGCAGAGGCCCTGGAGCGGTCGGGCAGGCACGTCATTCATCTGGAGATCGGCCGTCCCGACTACGACTCCCCCCCCTGCGCCAAGCGCGCTGCGGCGCGGGCTCTGGAGGAAGGGCGGGTGCATTACACCGAGAATGCGGGCATCCCCGAGCTGCGCCGTGCCATCGCGGAGGACCGCAACCGCCGGTACGGGACCGGTGTGACGGGGGACGACATTGTCGTGACCGCCGGGGCGACCGAGGCCCTGGCAACGGCGTTCCTGACCCTGCTGGATCCGGGCGACGAGGTGATCGTCCCGACCCCGTTTTTCCCCGCCTACTCGCTCCAGGCAGCCCTTGCGGGCGGCGTGGTGCGCGAATTGCCGTGCCGTTTCGAGGAGGGGTTTCGCCCGTCGGCGGCGGCGTTGGAGGCGGCGGTCACGCCGCGCACCAGATTGTTGCTGCTCAACAGTCCGAACAACCCTTCCGGAACGGTCCTGAACCGGTCCGAGCTGGAGGCCGTCGCCGACGTGGCGCGCCGCCACGACCTATGGGTGCTCAGCGACGAGTGCTACGAACGGTTTCTTTATGAAGGGGAGCCCCTGACCGTCTCCGCCCTGCCCGATATGGCGAGGCGAACGGTTGTGGTGAGCGCGGCCTCCAAGACCTTCTCCATGACGGGCTGGCGCGTCGGGTGGCTGGTGCTGCCGCCCGAGGTGCGTCCCTACATGAACAAATGCCACCAGCACCTCACCTCCTGTGCCGCGTCCTTCGCCCAGTTCGGCGTGGCCGAGGCCCTGAGGTCCGCCGAGGGGGACGTGCGCCGTATGATCGAGGGCTATCGCGAGCGGCGCGACGTCTTTGCGGATGGGCTTGGGCGTGTGGAGGGCGTGGATCTTCATGTTCCCCAGGGGGCGTTTTACGTCCTCCTCCACGTGGGGCGTCTCACGAAGGCGTGGGGCCTGACGGCCGCAGAGCTGGCGGGGTGGCTGCTGGAGGAGGCGGGGGTGGCCTCCGTCCCGGGCGAGCCCTTCCGTGCCCCCGGCGACTTCCTCCGTATGGCGTTCTGCCGGCCGGCGGACGAGCTGCGCGAGGCCGCCCGACGGATCGAGCGGGCCGTCCGATCGAGGGGCGGGCTTTGA
- a CDS encoding DUF6935 domain-containing protein: MRKGNLRWLSAFVLHLLFLSLAFCQEALAALPRDYREFKARYQKEGRTPEGAVKLYFEAVFCYIDEATRDEGSKMLRYALHSSLPIERSHTLGTFVERLRDPDKQHIFRSFAAGATPENDYRMSPEDFSITETRRTQESGYLKLFLKSGGADRPRPVWVKEYDGLWYVINNSSTYSGVRPPQSALDRMKNAHDADYDAQGTPK, translated from the coding sequence ATGCGAAAGGGAAATCTGCGATGGCTGTCCGCCTTCGTTCTCCATCTTCTGTTTCTGTCCTTGGCGTTTTGTCAGGAGGCCCTTGCCGCGCTTCCCCGGGACTACCGGGAATTCAAGGCGCGCTACCAGAAGGAGGGCCGGACGCCGGAGGGCGCTGTGAAACTCTATTTCGAGGCCGTGTTCTGCTACATCGACGAGGCGACGCGGGACGAGGGCTCGAAGATGCTGCGCTACGCCCTGCACTCGAGCCTGCCGATCGAACGGTCGCACACCCTGGGCACCTTCGTCGAGCGCCTGAGGGACCCGGACAAGCAGCACATCTTTCGCAGTTTCGCGGCGGGAGCTACGCCCGAGAACGACTACCGGATGTCCCCGGAGGATTTTTCGATCACGGAGACCCGGAGGACGCAGGAAAGCGGCTATCTCAAGCTTTTCCTTAAAAGCGGCGGAGCCGACAGACCGAGGCCCGTCTGGGTGAAGGAGTACGACGGCCTGTGGTACGTCATCAACAACTCGAGCACCTATTCGGGGGTGCGTCCGCCCCAGTCCGCGCTCGACCGCATGAAAAACGCGCACGACGCGGACTACGACGCACAGGGAACGCCCAAATGA
- a CDS encoding TMEM43 family protein has product MAYTETTYRSWGSRMGGAFKGILTGLVMIALGTILLYWNEGRTVKTGGAINEARSVAVGAGDISKPDPALEGKVVYATGRADTQDVLEDPIFGAQAKAINIARKVEYYQWTEHSKQEKRKKLGGGEETVTTYTYTREWVNSPVDSNSFRDAEYQMRNKVLAQYTNETLYAPRVTFGAYKLPDFLKRAIGGAVPLDIQPDDEKKKELFEGLATGYKPVESIPVPAETLSPDMVSADTAASVVQERPQDRYVHAQGNVLYLGKNPGSPEVGDVRVTFTQVPPADVSIIAQVAGDTFEEFTASNGYTFSRLNMGTASMEKMFAGAESENTTMGWILRVVGTLVVVAGLGAVLRPLSVIADVIPIVGTIVGAGTGIVAFLLGVAWSLLVIAVAWIRFRPLLAGSLLGAAVVLMGLLYMKGRKNRAART; this is encoded by the coding sequence ATGGCTTACACGGAGACGACGTACAGAAGCTGGGGGAGCCGCATGGGCGGCGCGTTCAAGGGGATACTGACGGGCCTCGTCATGATCGCGCTGGGCACGATCCTGCTCTATTGGAACGAGGGGCGCACAGTCAAGACCGGCGGGGCCATCAACGAGGCCCGCAGCGTCGCGGTCGGGGCAGGCGACATCTCGAAACCGGACCCCGCCCTGGAGGGCAAGGTGGTCTACGCGACCGGCCGGGCGGACACCCAGGACGTACTGGAGGACCCCATCTTCGGCGCGCAGGCGAAGGCCATCAACATTGCCCGCAAGGTGGAGTACTATCAGTGGACGGAGCACTCCAAACAGGAGAAGCGCAAAAAACTGGGCGGAGGCGAGGAGACCGTCACGACCTACACCTACACCAGGGAGTGGGTCAACAGCCCGGTCGACTCCAACAGCTTCAGGGATGCGGAATACCAGATGCGCAACAAGGTTCTGGCACAGTACACGAACGAGACGCTCTACGCTCCCCGAGTCACCTTCGGGGCCTACAAACTGCCGGATTTCCTGAAACGCGCCATCGGCGGGGCCGTCCCCCTGGACATCCAGCCGGACGACGAAAAGAAAAAGGAGCTCTTCGAGGGGCTCGCGACAGGCTACAAGCCGGTGGAAAGCATACCGGTTCCGGCCGAAACGCTCTCTCCGGACATGGTCTCCGCCGACACTGCGGCCAGCGTGGTTCAGGAGCGGCCTCAGGACCGGTACGTCCACGCTCAGGGCAACGTTCTCTATCTCGGGAAAAACCCCGGCTCGCCGGAGGTCGGCGATGTCCGCGTCACCTTCACTCAGGTTCCTCCCGCCGACGTCTCCATCATCGCCCAGGTGGCCGGGGACACGTTCGAGGAGTTCACGGCCTCCAACGGATACACCTTCAGCCGCCTGAACATGGGCACGGCGAGCATGGAGAAGATGTTCGCCGGGGCGGAGAGCGAGAACACCACCATGGGCTGGATCCTGCGCGTCGTGGGGACCCTGGTCGTCGTCGCCGGCCTTGGCGCCGTGCTGCGTCCTCTGTCCGTCATCGCGGACGTGATTCCCATCGTCGGGACCATCGTCGGAGCGGGTACGGGGATCGTGGCCTTTCTGCTGGGAGTGGCGTGGTCGCTGCTGGTCATCGCCGTCGCCTGGATTCGGTTCCGCCCCCTTCTGGCGGGCTCGCTGCTTGGCGCGGCCGTGGTCCTCATGGGGCTTCTGTACATGAAGGGGCGCAAGAACAGGGCGGCAAGGACGTAA
- a CDS encoding GntR family transcriptional regulator, whose amino-acid sequence MFGKIEVTLQSKLLHEMREGMFRHAERLPSENALAERLGISRTQLRDVLAQLEREGFVSRRHGVGTVINRHVLALAVRMDLEVEFLEMIERSGYRPGVSLLATERRAADAGVAERLRLDAGAEVLLNARLVTADGRPAIYCEDYIPADLLRGGLPGPEELERPIFHFLKMYCGVEPCMDLTEIRATVAEGRVAELLKVERGAPLLYMDEVDYDVAGRPILYARQHHADGIVRHTLMRKKI is encoded by the coding sequence ATGTTCGGCAAGATCGAGGTTACGCTGCAATCGAAGCTGCTGCACGAGATGCGCGAGGGGATGTTTCGCCATGCGGAGCGCCTGCCCAGCGAGAACGCTTTGGCCGAGCGGCTGGGCATCAGCCGAACCCAGCTTCGGGACGTCCTGGCGCAGCTCGAGCGGGAGGGGTTCGTCAGCCGCCGTCACGGCGTGGGGACGGTCATCAACCGTCACGTTTTGGCTCTGGCGGTGCGCATGGACCTGGAGGTCGAGTTCCTGGAGATGATCGAGCGCTCGGGCTATCGGCCGGGCGTTTCGCTTCTTGCGACGGAGCGCCGCGCGGCCGATGCCGGCGTGGCGGAGCGCCTGAGGCTGGACGCCGGCGCCGAGGTCCTGCTGAACGCGCGGCTGGTGACGGCGGACGGGCGTCCGGCGATCTATTGTGAGGACTATATCCCCGCCGACCTGCTCCGGGGCGGGCTCCCGGGGCCGGAGGAGCTGGAACGGCCCATCTTTCATTTTCTGAAGATGTATTGCGGGGTCGAGCCCTGCATGGACCTGACGGAGATCCGGGCGACGGTCGCGGAGGGCCGCGTTGCGGAGCTGCTGAAGGTGGAGCGGGGGGCGCCGCTGCTCTACATGGACGAGGTGGACTACGACGTCGCGGGCCGTCCGATCCTGTACGCCCGCCAGCACCATGCCGACGGGATCGTCCGCCACACGCTGATGCGCAAGAAGATATGA
- the purE gene encoding 5-(carboxyamino)imidazole ribonucleotide mutase, protein MKKVAVILGSDSDLPVAERAFEVLRSLGVPFEARVMSAHRTPEAVASFARGARDEGFGAVVALAGKAAHLAGAVAAHTRLPVIGVPVGSPDLGGLDALLSTVQMPSGVPVAAVAIDGAANAAWLAARILAVEDRELAAALEEHAAATAREVARKDAALHERLEETR, encoded by the coding sequence ATGAAAAAAGTTGCCGTAATCCTGGGAAGCGACAGCGACCTGCCGGTGGCGGAGAGGGCGTTTGAGGTGCTGCGCTCGCTGGGCGTTCCCTTCGAGGCGCGCGTGATGTCCGCCCACCGGACGCCCGAGGCCGTGGCCTCGTTCGCGCGCGGGGCGAGGGACGAGGGTTTCGGGGCGGTCGTCGCCCTGGCGGGCAAGGCGGCGCATCTCGCGGGCGCGGTCGCCGCGCATACACGGCTTCCCGTGATCGGAGTTCCGGTCGGGTCCCCGGACCTGGGCGGGCTGGACGCGCTGCTCTCGACCGTCCAGATGCCGTCGGGCGTGCCCGTCGCGGCGGTGGCGATCGACGGGGCGGCCAACGCGGCGTGGCTTGCGGCCCGGATCCTGGCGGTGGAGGATCGGGAGCTGGCCGCGGCCCTCGAGGAGCACGCCGCGGCGACGGCACGGGAGGTCGCCCGGAAGGACGCCGCCCTGCACGAACGCCTGGAGGAGACGCGATAA